The genomic interval TCACAGCCCAATAAAGGCAAGTAGTAGAATCCAGTCCTCCAGAAAAGATAACCAATGCAGTCTTATTAAACACCCCTTTTTCCTCCCCATATAATCTTCTGCTGCTGCATTAAAACACGCACATCAAAATTCGCCCGCATCTTAAGAATATGGTCTGCAATTTTTTTTGTCCTTTCAATATAATCAACATTATCTTCAAATAACGGTTGAAAAACCAATGGAAAATTTATCAAAGAAAGATTTTCAGCCAATTTCATAAATTTATCTATTTCTTTTTCATTCTTTACTACAAATTTAAACTCTATATTATGATTTTTTTCAATAATTTTTTTTATAACATCTTCTTTAATATGTCCCATCTTCGGACTGATAGCTACATGATGGAAAAATGAGATGCTTTTTTCAGGAAAAATCGTGCCATTTGTCTCCAAGAAATATAAAAAATGGTGGTTTTTCATAAATTGAAACATAAACTCATCGTAAAGCGCAGGCTCTCCGCCTGTGAAAACAAGCCTTTTACAACCGAATTTTTTCACTTCCACATAGACATCCTTAACATCCACAAGACGCACTTTTTCTGTATCCCAGGCATATTTCGTATCACACCACTCACATCTTAAATTGCATCCTGAAAATCTCACAAATATGCAGGGGCTTCCTGCATAAATACCTTCCCCTTGTATAGAATAGAATATCTCACAAACAGGAGCACGCACATCTTTAATTATTCTATCCATTCTTTAAAAGTCAACATTTACTTGCAACTACATTTTTTTTATGATATTTTGTTTTTGATGGCAGTCTTAAATGTAAAGGGCAGAAGTTTCCTGGGATTTGAAATAGAAGTGAAAAGTGCAGATTTAGAAGAGGTAGAAATGTTTATACAAACAACACATTTTCCACCTCTTTTCTTGAAGGATGCACCTGTTATTCTAAAGTTTGATGAAGATAGTCTGCCTATTGCACAGTCTCTAATAGACAAGCTAAAAGAAAAAGGGCTGAATGTGGTTG from Deltaproteobacteria bacterium carries:
- a CDS encoding 7-carboxy-7-deazaguanine synthase QueE, whose translation is MDRIIKDVRAPVCEIFYSIQGEGIYAGSPCIFVRFSGCNLRCEWCDTKYAWDTEKVRLVDVKDVYVEVKKFGCKRLVFTGGEPALYDEFMFQFMKNHHFLYFLETNGTIFPEKSISFFHHVAISPKMGHIKEDVIKKIIEKNHNIEFKFVVKNEKEIDKFMKLAENLSLINFPLVFQPLFEDNVDYIERTKKIADHILKMRANFDVRVLMQQQKIIWGGKRGV